The following coding sequences are from one Candidatus Nitrosopumilus sp. SW window:
- a CDS encoding ribosome biogenesis protein, which yields MVSIILAESALELVPSELKHHPSVISHARKLGKYSSEILLDNSWHFAAMKGITNELKRGRPDLVHFSILEATTIPLYLKNKIKLYIHTIDDKVIYFGQNVHVPKSYHRFAGLIEKLYKEKKITSNENTLLEIKDKTFSELIDEINPSKVIGFSTKGTQNSYEKIAGDIIDDYCLVFGGFQKGHFSDSIEKQFTQMYSVGDESFEGHTVVARMLYEYEKTIFM from the coding sequence ATGGTTTCCATTATTTTAGCAGAATCTGCATTAGAACTTGTTCCCTCTGAATTAAAACACCATCCTTCAGTAATTTCACATGCAAGAAAACTAGGAAAATATTCCTCTGAAATTCTATTAGATAACTCGTGGCATTTTGCAGCAATGAAAGGAATCACCAATGAATTAAAGAGAGGAAGACCTGACCTTGTACACTTTTCAATACTCGAAGCTACGACCATCCCTCTTTATCTGAAAAACAAAATCAAACTCTACATCCATACAATTGATGATAAAGTGATCTATTTTGGTCAAAATGTTCATGTGCCAAAATCTTATCATAGATTTGCAGGATTGATTGAAAAATTGTATAAAGAAAAAAAGATTACATCAAACGAAAACACACTACTTGAAATCAAAGACAAAACATTTTCAGAATTAATTGATGAAATAAATCCATCAAAAGTGATTGGATTTTCTACCAAAGGCACTCAAAATTCATATGAAAAAATTGCAGGAGATATTATTGATGATTATTGCCTTGTATTTGGTGGATTCCAGAAAGGACATTTTTCAGACTCTATTGAAAAACAATTTACTCAAATGTATTCTGTTGGTGATGAATCCTTTGAAGGCCACACTGTAGTTGCTAGAATGCTCTATGAGTACGAAAAAACCATTTTTATGTAG
- a CDS encoding ribonuclease P protein component 4: MQILIKNAISNAKTDPELSQRQALLARRISTRHKIRMPYELRMVFCKKCKSFIAPGVNSRIRLGRASVKSIRISCYLCGHTYRKIISQ; this comes from the coding sequence ATGCAAATTCTAATAAAAAATGCAATTAGTAATGCAAAAACCGATCCTGAACTTTCTCAACGCCAAGCTCTTCTTGCCCGAAGAATTAGTACTAGACATAAAATTCGAATGCCTTATGAGCTTAGGATGGTTTTCTGCAAAAAATGCAAATCATTCATTGCACCTGGAGTCAATTCTAGAATTCGTTTGGGTAGGGCATCTGTCAAGTCGATCAGAATATCTTGCTACTTGTGTGGGCATACGTACCGAAAAATAATATCTCAATGA
- a CDS encoding 30S ribosomal protein S19e: MAKVYDVPADVLIGKLADILKNEDIPAPSWIPFVKTGAHADKPPQNRDWWHTRCASIMRKIYLNGPIGVNELRKDYGGGKPSGYGAAHHKDAGGAIIRNAIHGLEKLGYLEKVEKKGRVISKQGMQKLDRLATEILKEMIVENPQLKVYT, translated from the coding sequence ATGGCAAAGGTATACGATGTACCCGCAGATGTGTTGATAGGAAAACTAGCTGATATTCTAAAAAATGAAGATATTCCAGCTCCTTCTTGGATTCCATTTGTTAAAACTGGGGCTCATGCTGATAAACCACCACAAAACCGTGATTGGTGGCATACTAGATGTGCATCAATAATGAGAAAAATTTACCTTAATGGCCCAATTGGAGTTAACGAATTAAGAAAAGATTATGGTGGTGGTAAACCATCTGGTTATGGTGCAGCTCATCACAAAGATGCTGGTGGCGCAATTATTAGAAACGCAATTCATGGATTAGAAAAATTAGGCTATTTAGAAAAAGTTGAGAAGAAAGGACGTGTAATTTCTAAACAAGGTATGCAAAAACTTGATAGATTAGCAACAGAAATTCTAAAAGAAATGATTGTTGAAAATCCTCAATTGAAAGTTTACACTTAG
- a CDS encoding DNA-binding protein — protein MSFPESDDLPKDNTNHELAAQKEHILKQILVPEARMRLNNIKMVKPELADLVEQYLIGMATQGKIPGQITDDQLKQILLSTQQPKRDFKFNRV, from the coding sequence ATGAGTTTTCCTGAATCAGACGATTTACCTAAAGATAATACAAATCACGAACTAGCTGCACAAAAAGAGCATATTCTAAAACAAATTCTAGTCCCTGAAGCAAGAATGAGATTAAACAATATCAAAATGGTAAAACCAGAATTGGCCGATCTTGTTGAACAATATTTGATAGGAATGGCTACTCAGGGAAAAATTCCTGGTCAAATTACAGACGATCAATTAAAGCAAATTTTACTTTCTACCCAACAACCAAAACGTGATTTTAAGTTCAATCGTGTCTGA
- a CDS encoding zinc-binding dehydrogenase, protein MKAVVYNEYAPDDNYAKILKVQDIDEPKPKPDEVIFTNKASALNYNDIWGMRGVPVAVPLPHVSGSDVAGEVIAVGEDVQNFKVGDRVVSHSNLACRVCKACTDGREFDCTRRQVWGFQTGPLWGAYSEQIHLPEVNVSKIPDSVSFEDAAAASMTLLTSWHMLVGRANITPGQTVLIMGGGSGVGSFAIQIAKLYNCDVIATASPDKLDKCLELGADHAVDHRKDDWQKEVFKISKELAKTKGEAPGIDIAFDHIGQTHFNKQLTLLKYGATLVSCGATTGYDAQIDLRHIFFKGINVLGSTQGTKAELDQGLYWMGQGKLKSIVDSVYTFEQAAEAHTKMLEGKFFGKILMKPEGA, encoded by the coding sequence ATGAAAGCCGTTGTATACAATGAATATGCACCAGATGATAATTATGCTAAGATCCTTAAAGTCCAGGATATAGACGAACCAAAACCAAAACCAGATGAGGTAATTTTTACCAATAAAGCATCTGCCCTAAATTATAATGATATTTGGGGAATGAGAGGAGTTCCAGTAGCAGTTCCTCTTCCACATGTTTCAGGTTCCGATGTAGCTGGAGAAGTAATCGCAGTAGGCGAAGATGTACAAAATTTCAAAGTAGGTGACAGAGTTGTCTCTCACTCTAATTTAGCATGCAGAGTTTGTAAAGCATGTACTGATGGTAGAGAATTTGACTGTACCAGAAGACAAGTTTGGGGTTTCCAAACTGGACCGCTATGGGGTGCATACTCTGAACAAATTCACTTACCAGAAGTCAATGTTTCAAAAATTCCTGACAGTGTTTCATTTGAAGATGCAGCAGCAGCTTCCATGACTCTTCTAACTTCATGGCACATGCTAGTTGGTAGGGCAAACATTACTCCAGGACAAACAGTACTCATAATGGGTGGTGGTTCTGGTGTCGGAAGCTTTGCAATTCAAATTGCAAAATTATACAACTGTGATGTAATTGCAACTGCAAGCCCAGACAAATTAGACAAATGTCTAGAACTTGGAGCAGATCATGCAGTAGACCACAGAAAAGACGATTGGCAAAAAGAAGTCTTTAAAATTTCAAAAGAACTAGCAAAAACAAAAGGAGAAGCACCTGGTATTGATATTGCATTTGATCACATTGGTCAAACTCACTTCAACAAACAACTAACCTTACTAAAGTATGGTGCAACTCTTGTTTCATGTGGTGCCACAACAGGTTACGACGCACAAATAGATCTTAGACACATATTCTTCAAAGGAATTAACGTCTTAGGTTCAACACAAGGAACAAAAGCTGAACTAGATCAAGGTCTTTACTGGATGGGTCAAGGAAAACTAAAATCCATTGTTGACTCTGTCTATACATTTGAGCAAGCAGCAGAGGCTCACACAAAAATGTTAGAAGGTAAATTCTTTGGCAAAATCTTAATGAAGCCTGAAGGCGCTTAG
- a CDS encoding CoA ester lyase, whose product MTQLFRSLIFVPGNNPRFLEKAKNLQADIVCFDLEDSVPDNEKTNARKLIKSALKSRKSYQSSIFVRTNSPLSGKIPTDLKEIVQKGIDGIVIPKVNNEKELKKIEKIISGLEKTRKLKPIQIIPSIESAEGVVNTFQIASSSKRVVAVVFGVFDLLNDIGVEYTKDAEGAKYSRRKIPIDAHAAGVSAIDAIWQDLKDSKGLEKDCKIGKSLGYSGKSIIHPDHISITHKLFHPNKSEIEWAEKVCKTYLESTKKGKGATTVEGKMIDEVHFKQAKALLELVK is encoded by the coding sequence ATGACTCAGCTCTTCAGAAGTCTCATTTTTGTTCCTGGAAATAATCCTAGATTTCTAGAAAAAGCAAAAAATCTTCAGGCTGATATTGTATGTTTTGACTTAGAGGATTCTGTTCCCGATAATGAAAAAACAAATGCCAGAAAGCTAATCAAATCTGCTCTTAAATCTCGAAAATCATATCAATCTTCAATTTTTGTTCGTACAAACTCTCCCCTATCTGGCAAAATTCCTACTGATCTTAAAGAAATTGTTCAAAAAGGAATTGATGGAATTGTTATTCCTAAAGTTAACAATGAAAAAGAACTGAAAAAAATCGAAAAAATAATCTCGGGACTGGAGAAAACACGAAAACTAAAACCAATTCAAATAATTCCTTCAATTGAATCTGCTGAAGGTGTTGTAAACACATTTCAAATTGCCTCTAGCAGCAAAAGAGTTGTTGCAGTAGTTTTTGGCGTATTTGATCTCCTAAATGATATTGGTGTGGAATATACTAAAGACGCTGAAGGTGCAAAATATTCTCGAAGAAAAATTCCTATTGATGCACACGCTGCAGGTGTATCTGCAATAGATGCTATCTGGCAAGATCTTAAAGATTCAAAGGGATTAGAAAAAGATTGTAAAATAGGAAAAAGTTTAGGATATTCGGGAAAAAGCATTATTCATCCAGATCATATTTCTATAACTCACAAATTATTTCATCCAAACAAAAGCGAAATTGAATGGGCTGAAAAAGTTTGTAAAACTTACCTTGAATCCACAAAGAAAGGAAAAGGTGCTACCACTGTTGAAGGAAAGATGATTGATGAAGTTCATTTTAAACAAGCAAAAGCATTACTTGAACTTGTGAAATAA
- a CDS encoding transcriptional regulator — MAGLDRLISTSLRTKIKKKIDVDTLKKIERELFLEHGMSIKLSAEHFQTLLKIIKKNSELDIDEFEKECLKEIIQVKKVKENYHLTILDPKLIHFILDIFGDDETRKMIISILKSEHTIPEILRESGVPKTSGYRKIENLLIKGFFIETGKVLSESKKISKIQCVFQEILIDAKKEKLIVSGIVPKKIFEKSTTMKSIIKNLE, encoded by the coding sequence ATGGCGGGATTAGACAGATTAATTTCAACATCTCTACGTACTAAGATCAAGAAAAAAATTGATGTAGATACGCTAAAAAAAATTGAACGAGAATTATTTTTAGAACATGGAATGTCAATCAAGCTTTCAGCTGAACACTTTCAAACATTATTAAAAATTATTAAAAAAAATTCTGAATTAGACATTGATGAATTTGAAAAAGAATGCCTAAAAGAAATTATTCAGGTAAAAAAAGTAAAAGAAAACTATCATCTAACCATTCTTGATCCAAAACTAATTCATTTTATTTTAGATATATTTGGAGATGATGAAACTAGAAAAATGATCATATCAATTCTAAAAAGTGAACACACCATACCAGAAATCCTAAGAGAGTCAGGTGTTCCTAAAACTTCAGGATATAGAAAAATAGAAAACCTTCTAATCAAAGGATTTTTCATAGAGACAGGAAAGGTACTAAGTGAAAGTAAAAAAATATCAAAAATTCAATGTGTCTTTCAAGAAATTTTGATAGATGCTAAAAAAGAGAAACTCATAGTCAGTGGAATCGTGCCTAAAAAGATATTTGAAAAAAGTACAACAATGAAGTCAATAATTAAAAATTTGGAATGA
- a CDS encoding response regulator, whose translation MSKSVIIIDDDEDTVRLFSEFLEEKGINVVGNGFDGVTAVKLYKKLKPDVALIDLNMPNGSGFYAIKKIQEFQPKARIIAVTADTSTETEEKLQKLNVPVVQKPFNIEHIVSSINE comes from the coding sequence ATGAGCAAATCTGTTATCATCATTGATGATGATGAGGATACTGTTCGATTATTTTCTGAATTTCTTGAAGAAAAAGGAATCAATGTTGTAGGGAATGGATTTGATGGTGTTACTGCAGTTAAATTATATAAAAAATTGAAACCTGATGTTGCCTTGATCGATCTTAACATGCCTAATGGTTCTGGCTTTTACGCAATCAAGAAAATTCAAGAATTCCAACCCAAAGCACGAATTATTGCAGTTACAGCTGATACCAGTACAGAAACTGAAGAAAAATTACAAAAACTCAATGTACCTGTAGTTCAAAAGCCATTCAATATTGAACACATTGTTTCAAGCATAAACGAATAA
- a CDS encoding tetratricopeptide repeat protein produces the protein MVNLLDPSNVITRMFNAGKYEEMYTYCKGLLEKIPNDMVALQNICLSLIYLEKYQEAVSYCDKVLEIKKSDTYALKNKIYALESLGQYKEVLKLCEEILSSNPTDSWTLNSMGLSLNELNQHKEALEYYEKSLTIDPNDVTALMNKAISHSHLGNYKIAIEFYDKAQLVDSSLKEIPLAKSKLFEKLGDNDNAFLAAQGILNKDMEKIKQAAKKNKCSLFHQVCENEFEQLDSKKS, from the coding sequence ATGGTGAATCTCCTAGATCCTAGCAATGTCATTACTAGGATGTTTAATGCAGGAAAATATGAAGAGATGTATACCTATTGCAAGGGGTTGCTCGAAAAAATTCCTAATGATATGGTTGCACTTCAAAACATTTGTTTGTCTCTGATTTATCTGGAAAAATATCAAGAGGCGGTATCTTATTGTGATAAAGTTCTTGAAATAAAAAAATCTGATACATATGCATTAAAAAATAAAATTTATGCATTAGAAAGTTTAGGCCAATATAAGGAAGTTCTAAAGTTATGTGAAGAAATTCTTTCCTCTAATCCTACTGATTCGTGGACATTGAATAGTATGGGTTTGTCGTTAAATGAATTGAATCAACACAAAGAGGCACTTGAATATTATGAAAAATCATTGACAATAGATCCAAACGATGTTACAGCCTTGATGAATAAAGCTATATCTCATAGTCATTTAGGTAATTACAAAATTGCTATAGAGTTTTACGATAAAGCACAATTAGTTGATTCTAGCCTCAAAGAAATTCCTCTTGCTAAATCTAAATTATTTGAAAAATTAGGTGACAATGATAACGCATTTCTGGCAGCTCAGGGAATTCTTAACAAAGATATGGAAAAAATCAAACAAGCAGCAAAAAAAAATAAATGCTCTTTATTTCATCAAGTTTGTGAAAATGAATTTGAACAATTAGATTCAAAAAAATCTTAA
- a CDS encoding riboflavin synthase has protein sequence MFTGIVEGIGKVEKISRNTKNRSAVQMTVNLGKHAKGLKIGQSVALNGVCLTATKLTKSNCIFEMIEETTKKTDLGNLEVGGIVNIERSLKAGDRLEGHFVLGHVDGVGTIKKILKKPKEVQVWFEVPKKLAKYVVKKGSIAVDGISLTVTDIKKNLASVSLIPHTIEVTNFQTKKVGDKVNIETDILGKYILK, from the coding sequence ATGTTTACAGGAATTGTAGAAGGAATAGGTAAAGTAGAAAAAATTTCTAGAAATACAAAAAATCGTAGTGCAGTACAAATGACTGTAAACTTGGGAAAACATGCAAAAGGATTGAAAATTGGACAAAGTGTTGCACTAAATGGTGTATGTCTTACTGCAACAAAACTCACTAAATCTAATTGTATTTTTGAAATGATTGAAGAAACTACAAAGAAAACAGATCTTGGAAATCTTGAAGTTGGAGGAATAGTAAACATTGAACGAAGTTTAAAAGCAGGAGATCGATTAGAAGGCCATTTTGTTTTAGGACATGTTGATGGTGTGGGAACAATCAAAAAAATTCTAAAAAAACCTAAAGAAGTTCAAGTTTGGTTTGAAGTACCTAAAAAACTAGCAAAATACGTGGTCAAAAAAGGTTCTATTGCAGTTGATGGAATCAGTTTAACCGTAACTGACATCAAAAAAAATCTAGCTTCAGTTTCACTAATTCCTCATACAATTGAAGTCACAAATTTTCAAACAAAAAAAGTAGGCGACAAAGTTAATATTGAAACTGACATTCTTGGAAAATACATTCTAAAATAA
- the ribB gene encoding 3,4-dihydroxy-2-butanone-4-phosphate synthase: protein MSLETALHSLKRGEFVLLFDSAGRENEIDMVVAAEFVTPEHVARMRQHAGGLLCIAIDNQFANSLELKYMHEILSDSSISNKEMIMGLAPYGDHPTFSLSVNHYQTYTGITDNDRSLTIREMANIYNVENKQKKFASSFKTPGHVPLLIASKGLLGARQGHTEMSVYLAQIAGLTPVTAICEMMDAETYTALSVDKAEKFAKQNGIPLIDGKELLEYAKVH, encoded by the coding sequence ATGTCACTTGAAACTGCATTACACTCTCTAAAAAGAGGCGAATTTGTACTCTTGTTTGATTCTGCTGGACGAGAAAATGAGATTGACATGGTGGTGGCCGCAGAATTTGTAACTCCTGAACATGTTGCACGAATGCGTCAACATGCTGGTGGATTACTTTGTATTGCAATAGATAATCAATTTGCAAATTCACTTGAACTAAAGTACATGCATGAAATTTTATCTGATTCATCAATTTCTAACAAGGAGATGATTATGGGATTAGCTCCTTATGGTGATCACCCAACATTTTCATTATCTGTAAATCATTATCAAACTTATACTGGAATTACTGATAATGATAGATCATTAACAATACGAGAAATGGCAAATATTTACAATGTTGAAAATAAACAAAAAAAGTTTGCATCATCTTTTAAAACTCCAGGACATGTTCCTTTACTAATTGCATCAAAAGGTTTGTTAGGAGCACGCCAAGGACATACAGAAATGTCTGTTTATCTTGCACAAATTGCAGGTTTGACTCCTGTCACTGCAATTTGTGAAATGATGGATGCTGAGACATACACTGCATTATCTGTTGATAAAGCAGAAAAATTTGCAAAACAAAATGGAATTCCATTAATTGATGGAAAAGAACTATTAGAATACGCCAAGGTGCATTAA
- the ribH gene encoding 6,7-dimethyl-8-ribityllumazine synthase codes for MNIAIVVSEFNEDVTSRMLSVAQEKADSLKLKIIHTCSVPGAYDMPIIVDSLLQKSDVDAVVTLGAIIKGQTKHDEVISHAAAQALTDLSIKYQKPVSLGISGPGMQERHAHARIRPVAERAVEAVAKISSELKRIQK; via the coding sequence TTGAATATTGCTATAGTAGTTTCGGAATTCAATGAGGATGTGACATCTAGGATGCTCTCAGTTGCACAAGAAAAAGCTGATTCTTTAAAATTGAAAATAATACATACATGTTCTGTTCCTGGTGCATATGATATGCCTATAATAGTTGATTCGTTATTGCAGAAAAGTGATGTTGATGCTGTAGTTACTTTAGGCGCAATTATCAAGGGGCAAACTAAACACGATGAAGTAATTTCTCATGCTGCTGCTCAAGCACTTACTGATTTATCCATAAAATATCAAAAACCTGTATCTCTTGGAATATCTGGTCCTGGAATGCAAGAAAGACATGCCCATGCTAGAATTAGGCCTGTGGCTGAACGTGCTGTAGAAGCAGTAGCAAAAATTTCATCAGAACTTAAAAGGATTCAAAAATGA